The Armatimonadota bacterium region CCTGGGAGCGGGGTTTCACCCGGACCTCACCGGTCGAGAAAATATATTCTTCAGCGCTGCCGTTATGGGGCTTTCCACTGCTCAGATTAGAGACAGGATAGACAGGATTATCGACTTTTCCGAACTCAACGACTTCATAGACTCACCCATAAAGACATACTCGGCGGGTATGCTGATGCGCCTCGGGTTCGCTATAGCAGTCGAGACGGACCCGGACATACTGCTTATAGACGAGGTGTTAGCCGTAGGGGATGCGGCGTTTCAGGGGAAGTGTTATGAGCGCATAGACTCATTCAAGGCTGCCGGGCGCACTATAGTCTTTGTCACTCACGACCTGGAGGCGGCGCGGTCGGTGGCATCCCGCACGATATGGTTCGACAAAGGCGAAATTCGTGCTGACGGCGAGACTCGCGAGGTGATTGACGCGTATCTGTCTACAGTGCCTGCGCATCAGCACAGCGCTTAGGATTAGGGTTAAAATGCACCTCTTTACTGGAATAATTATTATGGCTATAATGTCCATAAGAGTTGTTTTAGAATGAGGTGGCACATATGGTATCGCTCACGTCAAAGGAAGCAAAGGAAAAATTTGGGATGCTGGTAGATACGGCTAGAAGAGAGCCCGTAACTATAACCAAGCATAATCGTCCGGCGGTGGTAGTAATCTCCAGCGAAAGATATGCCGAGCTTGAAGCGCTTGAAGATGAAATATGGATTACGCGAGCCAAAAAGGCAGAGAAAAGAGGCTACAAGAGCGCAGACGAGAGCGAAGCTATTATTAGTGAGATCCTGAATGCTGAGGCTTAAACTCACAAAAGATGCAGGCGAGTTTCTTGCCAAAAGACAGCTTAAGCATCAGCGACAGATAGCAGCCAAAATTCAGACTCTGCGGGACGACCCGGCGCCAACCGACTCCAAGGCACTGAAAGGTTATGATGGATATATGCGATCAGATATTGGCGAATATCGCGTTATCTACAGAGTAGATGGTGACACCCTGTTTGTGGCTACAATTGGAAAACGCAATGATGATGAGGTTTATCGCAGATTTAAGAGGAAGTGAACCTTTTCTGGATGGTGATCGAACCCCATAACTTGTAAAGCGCAACGAGGAGAATCAATGATGAAAATACTCTTGATACACGGTCCCAACCTGAATATGCTGGGCGAGAGAGAGCCCGGTGTCTACGGGACAGAAACTATCGATATGATTAATGATCGCTGTATGGGACTTGCTAAAGAGCTCAATATCGAGATGGAGATAAAGCAGTCCAATCATGAAGGCGAAATTATCGATATGATTCAGGCAGCGGGCAAGACTGTAAAGGGAATCGTAATCAACCCCGGAGCGTTCACGCACTACAGCATCGCAATACGAGACGCGCTGGCGGCTGTTAAACTGCCTATAGTCGAAGTGCATCTATCAAATATCTATACAAGAGAAGAGTTCAGACATACATCGGTCATCGCGCCGGTGGCGACCGGACAGATCTGCGGGTTCGGCAAAGAAAGCTATCTGTTGGGAATCAGAGCGGTTGTGGAGATAATTAGAAATGCGTGATGCAAGGCTGGCTGGAATACGTAAACATATGAGCGCAAAGGGTCTCGAAGCCATGCTCATCACAAATATGCGCAACATCTTTTACCTGAGCGGGTTCACCGGATCTACCGCTGCTATGGTCATAACCGGCGATAAATCGTATATCCTGGTCGACCCGCGATACTCGATCCAGGCGCGAAATGAGTGCAAAACGTCTGAAGTGCGGGATTATACTCGTGTCGCTACAATAGTTGCTGCTGCCTCTCTTATCAAAGAACTCAGTGTGAAGACTGTCGGGTATGAGGCTGATAATATAGTGATCTCATCATTTGGGAAATTAAGGCGCGCACTGGGACCCGGAATCAAATCTCGCTCGACAACAGGTATGGTCGAGAAAGTGCGCAGGATCAAAGACTCAGACGAGCTTGCGCTTATCAGACATGCCTGCTCGATTGTCGATACGACATTTGAGAGGATAGTCAATGAGATCAGACCGGGGATGACCGAGAATGAAATAGCACTATTTATCGACACCAATATGCGCAAACTCGGCGCTGAACACGAAGGTTTTTCGACCATAGCGGCTGCGGGACCAAACTCGGCATGCCCGCACCACAGCCCGACTGATGCCGTACTCAAAACCGGTCAGTTCCTCAAGATGGACTACGGCGCGCAGTATATGCGATACAACTCGGACATTACGCGCACTATCTGCTTCGGCAAGCCCACTGCAAAACACCGTGAGGTCTACCAAGTAGTATTGGATGCTCAGATGAAGGCTATAGAATCGATTGCGCCGGGTAAAAACTGCCGCGATATAGACACGGTTGCGCGTGATTATATCACCTCCAAAGGCTATGGCGATAACTTCGGCCATGGGCTGGGACACTCGCTGGGGATAGATGTTCATGAAGAGCCGCGCTTCTCACAGACGTGCGACGTGGTGCTGGAGCCGGGGATGGTGATGACTGTGGAACCGGGGATCTATATCGAAGACTGGGGCGGAGTGAGAATTGAAGACGATGTGCTGGTGACTGAGAGCGGCTGTGAAGTGCTCACAAGCGCGACTAAAGAGCTGGTTTGCATTTAGCTACTGGATATATATATTGGGGATAGAATCCCCTGGAATGTGCGATCCCCCGGACGATCAAGACAGCCAAGATCAGGATACGGCTATCTGAGCCATTCTACCTGAACGACAGACTCCAGCTTTTCAAATTCGGGGTCCGCCGTAATAATCGGGCAATTGAGACCTATGGCAACTGCTACGCCAAAGCAATCAGCCAATGATACTGCATGCATGGCTTTGAGGGTGATTACTTGATCAATGTGTTCATCTGCAGACGCAATATTGATCGGCAAAGCTTCGATGGCTGCCATCACCTGAGGATTGTTTTTCCCGCGACGGGCGAGCATGTACTTGACCTCGGCCATATTGATAACCGACATGTATAGTTCAACTCTGCCATCCTCAGCACACTTGATGAGTTCTCTGACCCTCTCCCAACCCCGCTCTTGCTGAAAGAAAGCCAATAAAGCAAAAGAGTCCAGAACATATTTACTCATCTTCGACGTCTCGCTTCCGCTCAGCGGCCAGCTCGTCCGCCATAGACGGTTCGTCCTTAAAAATTCCACATAGAAAATCAGTAGGGTCCGGCGGGATAGGAGCAAGGACGATCAAGCCGTCGGATTCCGAAATCGTCATTTTCTGCCCCGGCTTTATATGCAACTTGTTGCGGATTGCCTTTGGTATAGCTACTTGATATTTTGACGATGCGCGAACCACAGACATGGTTTTACCTCACATGATCGATGCAGAAGAGTTTTACAAACAATTTAGTATACCACATTTTGCTCGTTGGATATCACACGCAATCAATAAATGCTCAGAGTGCCGGATTTGGGATAGAATCCACTGAAATGTGCACCCGGGGAAAGATTCCCCACACGATCAGTGCTTTCCACTTTCAGCTTTCCACTGTTTCTATACCAGATATTGAAAGATTAACTGGTAAGATACTATTGCCTATTACCTGTTGCCTAAAAACTGATCTTATGCCTGCGCATACTTACGCCTTCGAGCAGGCCGACACCCATCATATTGGCCATCAGGCTGCTGCCGCCATAGCTGAACATAGGCAAAGGCACACCCGTAACCGGCATGATACCTATAGTCATGCTGATATTAACGACAATATGGAAGAGGAACATACCCGTCACGCCCGCGGCAATCGCTCGGCCTGTAAGGTCCTCGGTCACGTTCATAATCATCAGGGCGCGCCATATCAGCGCGAAATATAGAGCGACCAACCCTGCAGCGCCGACAAAGCCTGTCTCTTCGCCGACAACGGTAAAGATAAAGTCGGTATGCTGCTCCGGAATAAAGTGAAGCTCACGCTGGGTGCCTTTCAAAAAGCCCTTTCCACTAAATTTGCCGGAGCCGATTGCAATTCGCGACTGAGTTACATGATACCCGCTGCCGCGTGGGTCCGCCGCAGGATTGATAAATGTGATCACGCGCATCTTCTGATAGTCTTTCATCACTCCCGGGATGTTCCAGGCAGCCAGCACCAGTATAATTCCTGCGCTGACAAAAATCAGGATGTTCTTGATGTCCGTGCCCATCACGAAGGTCATCGTCAGCCAGATTGCTATCAGCACAAGGCTGGTGCCGAGGTCCGGCTGCTTGAATATCAAGAGCATCGGGACCGCCAGATAAATAAATGACTTTGCGAAAACACCCATAGACCGAATTTGTTCTCTGCGCTCGACCAGAAAAACAGCCAGCGCTATTATCAATATAATCTTTGCGAACTCAGACGGCTGAATCTTGGCTGCGCCGAAACCGATCCATCGCTGTGCGCCCTTGGAGGAATGACCAGTTACGAGCACTGCGGCGAGCATCAACAGGTTGACAACATATAGCTTACCGGCATATCGATGATACAGGCTCGTATCTATCGAAGCCATCAATGCTGCTGCCGCCAGACCCAGCACTGCCCATACTATCTGTCGCTCTACATATCCGGTGCCGGTCGTGCCGCCGCGGCTCGCGCTGTATATCATCACACAGCTAAACGCGATTATAGCCAGAGCTATAAAAAGCAGCGAGAAATCGAAATTCTTTACATGCCTGCTGTCGACTATTCCATCAATGCTGTCAATCATCTTAATTCAGTCCTGTGGGGAACATCCGCACCGTATTCATGCGTCCTCTTAAGTAGTCTCGCAATTCATGTCCCAACATATTATAATTGAATTACTGCAACCCAACAATGGAGATGTCATGACTCGAACAATCTTTCTAGCCGGGTTTATATTTCTTTTACTCCAATCTATTGCATTTGCGCAGCCTGCCGAGTTCCAAATAGTAAAAATGGACAACGGCCTGACCATAATCCTGCAGGAAGACCATGCGGTCGGGCTTGTAGGAGTCGATGTATGGGTCAAGGCGGGCTCTGCCATGGAGACCGCTGAAACTAACGGTATCTCGCACCTGATAGAACACCTCGCGTTCGGCTCCACAACAAAGCACAAGCAGGGTGAGATGGACCTTGAGATGGAGAGCCTGGGGGCTACGCTCGATGCTCACACATCCCGCGACTGGGCGCATTTCTCTACTACAGTATCTTCTCGCTACCTGCCCAAGGCGCTGGATATACTTGCAGACATCGTTACGGGCGCGCAGTTTGATCAGGCCGAACTGGACCGTGAACGCCTTGTAGTTACAGACGAGATCATTAAGAAGCAAACGAAACCGTTCGACATCTGCAAAGATTATCTGGCAAAAGAGCTTTACGGCAGTCACCCGTATTCACTGCCTATCGAAGGCACGGAAGAGACAGTCGCAAAAATCACTCGTCAGCAGATGGTGGACCAATATCACAAGCTATACGTGGCGTCGAATATAGCTGTTGTGCTGGTCGGCGATATAGACAGCCAACAGGCTATATCCGAAATTGGCAGAGCATTTCAGACTCTGCCGAAAACACCTGCGCCGGATCAAAAACCTGTCGAAATCACCCCACCTGCCGCACAGGTTTACAAGACATTCAAAGCGCCATACAAATATGACTATCTGGCAATAGCTTTCCTGGGGCCGTCGGGTGACAGCTTCGCGGACGTATGCGCGACGGATGTGCTGATGACATACATCGGTTATGGTCGATGGAACTGGATGCAGGACGAGCTTTCAAAGAAGATGGGGCTGGCTGCTGAGACTTCGGGTGATTTTCTTACTCAGAAATACCCATCCATGATATCTCTTGTGGCCGCGACCACCGGCACCAATTTTGAGGAAGCTAGAAACGCGATATTCAAAAAGATAGACGAGATCAGACGACAGGGCATACCGGCTGGGAATCTGGCTCTTGCACAGCGGGAGGTCCTTGGTGACTATGCGTTTCAGAACGAGACATACGGAGGCCGGGCAAACACTGCAGGCTTCTATTTTGCGGTATCCGATGCGCAGTTTGCAAACAAGTATATCGACTGCATTCAGGCGGTAACTAATGACGACATTATGAGAGCGGCGCGCAAATATTTCGACCCGACAAAAGCCGTAATCATCGTGCTGGGGCCGGACGGGGGTGCAAGATGAGGCTACGCAAAACCGCATGCCCTGCGGTTAAAACCGCGGCAACAACTACACAAAGTCGGCCTGCGCCGACTAACCTCTCCCCAGACTTCTTACCGAAACTGGGAGAGGAGCAAGTGTCCGAACAAACGCTCCATCCTATAACACGGTGTTTCGGGAATTTATTCCCGAAGCTTTCGCGGTTGATGACTGTCTCTGTAGTTCTCGCCCTCATGGTCGCCTCGTGCGCAGTTGCGCAGCAGACTGCCGGTAGTAATCCCAAAATAGTCAAGAAAGTATTGGATAACGGCCTTACGGTGATAATCAAACCGGAGCGTGGCAGCGGGATTGTGACGATTGTGGCAATGGTGAAGGCCGGAGCCGCTCAGGAGACCATTCAGACCGCAGGGATCGGCAACTTTGTTGCACAAATGGTCCTTGCAAGCACTCGAATGAGTTCGGCTGAAGAGGTCGCGGCGGTGGCGGACCAGGTCGGCGGCAATATCGGCGCATCGTGGAACCCTGATTTCACAGAGATCAGAGCGGTCACCACGTCGACCATGTTCAACCGCGCGATGTCTCTGATCGGTGAGTGCCTTACGGAAGCGAATTTTGAAAGCAAGTGGATAGAGGAAGTCAGAGCGGCTATGCTGCGCCGGGTCAACACAAACAGTGATGACCTTTTTGAGAACACGTATTTTGATCTCAGGCAACTGCTTTACGAAGACAGCGGCTACAGACGCCCGAATGTCGGCTTTGAAAGGACATACAAGCTTGCGACTGTTCAAGACCTCGAAAAGTTCTACAAAACCTATTATGCGCCGAACAATATTGTGATCTCTATCGCAGGTGATGTCACTTACGATCAGGCGCTGGATCGCGTTGAAAAGGCTTACGCGGGGGTGCCGCCGGGTAAGCTGCCGGTTGACCGCGGAATCCCCAACGAAACACTCGACAGGTGCAAATACCACGCGTCCGAAGTGGAACTGGGCGCGGCGTATCTGATGCTGGGATGGCTCGCGCCCGGAATGGGTGCGCCTGACTACCCGGCTGTGTCCGTATTGGCAAATGCACTGGGTGGAGGAAAAGGCTCGCTTATGTTCAATGAGCTGCGCCAGAAACGAGGGATGGGATACGACCTTGGGATTATGTATCCGAAACTAAAATACCAGAGTCATCTGATGGCATATATAATCACCGATCCGTTTAAGTTCTCTCTTACATCCATGAGCCCG contains the following coding sequences:
- a CDS encoding ABC transporter ATP-binding protein; translated protein: MMKPAIRLIDITKIFELFREKQTSLKSAILSFRRTPPQKLVAIKDLNLTVEHGETVAIIGRNGSGKSTTLRIIGRVYKPTAGSVEVDGRMSTMLDLGAGFHPDLTGRENIFFSAAVMGLSTAQIRDRIDRIIDFSELNDFIDSPIKTYSAGMLMRLGFAIAVETDPDILLIDEVLAVGDAAFQGKCYERIDSFKAAGRTIVFVTHDLEAARSVASRTIWFDKGEIRADGETREVIDAYLSTVPAHQHSA
- a CDS encoding type II toxin-antitoxin system prevent-host-death family antitoxin: MVSLTSKEAKEKFGMLVDTARREPVTITKHNRPAVVVISSERYAELEALEDEIWITRAKKAEKRGYKSADESEAIISEILNAEA
- a CDS encoding type II toxin-antitoxin system RelE/ParE family toxin; the protein is MLRLKLTKDAGEFLAKRQLKHQRQIAAKIQTLRDDPAPTDSKALKGYDGYMRSDIGEYRVIYRVDGDTLFVATIGKRNDDEVYRRFKRK
- the aroQ gene encoding type II 3-dehydroquinate dehydratase, with translation MMKILLIHGPNLNMLGEREPGVYGTETIDMINDRCMGLAKELNIEMEIKQSNHEGEIIDMIQAAGKTVKGIVINPGAFTHYSIAIRDALAAVKLPIVEVHLSNIYTREEFRHTSVIAPVATGQICGFGKESYLLGIRAVVEIIRNA
- a CDS encoding Xaa-Pro peptidase family protein is translated as MRDARLAGIRKHMSAKGLEAMLITNMRNIFYLSGFTGSTAAMVITGDKSYILVDPRYSIQARNECKTSEVRDYTRVATIVAAASLIKELSVKTVGYEADNIVISSFGKLRRALGPGIKSRSTTGMVEKVRRIKDSDELALIRHACSIVDTTFERIVNEIRPGMTENEIALFIDTNMRKLGAEHEGFSTIAAAGPNSACPHHSPTDAVLKTGQFLKMDYGAQYMRYNSDITRTICFGKPTAKHREVYQVVLDAQMKAIESIAPGKNCRDIDTVARDYITSKGYGDNFGHGLGHSLGIDVHEEPRFSQTCDVVLEPGMVMTVEPGIYIEDWGGVRIEDDVLVTESGCEVLTSATKELVCI
- a CDS encoding type II toxin-antitoxin system VapC family toxin; protein product: MSKYVLDSFALLAFFQQERGWERVRELIKCAEDGRVELYMSVINMAEVKYMLARRGKNNPQVMAAIEALPINIASADEHIDQVITLKAMHAVSLADCFGVAVAIGLNCPIITADPEFEKLESVVQVEWLR
- a CDS encoding AbrB/MazE/SpoVT family DNA-binding domain-containing protein, producing MSVVRASSKYQVAIPKAIRNKLHIKPGQKMTISESDGLIVLAPIPPDPTDFLCGIFKDEPSMADELAAERKRDVEDE
- the rodA gene encoding rod shape-determining protein RodA, which codes for MIDSIDGIVDSRHVKNFDFSLLFIALAIIAFSCVMIYSASRGGTTGTGYVERQIVWAVLGLAAAALMASIDTSLYHRYAGKLYVVNLLMLAAVLVTGHSSKGAQRWIGFGAAKIQPSEFAKIILIIALAVFLVERREQIRSMGVFAKSFIYLAVPMLLIFKQPDLGTSLVLIAIWLTMTFVMGTDIKNILIFVSAGIILVLAAWNIPGVMKDYQKMRVITFINPAADPRGSGYHVTQSRIAIGSGKFSGKGFLKGTQRELHFIPEQHTDFIFTVVGEETGFVGAAGLVALYFALIWRALMIMNVTEDLTGRAIAAGVTGMFLFHIVVNISMTIGIMPVTGVPLPMFSYGGSSLMANMMGVGLLEGVSMRRHKISF
- a CDS encoding pitrilysin family protein, which translates into the protein MTRTIFLAGFIFLLLQSIAFAQPAEFQIVKMDNGLTIILQEDHAVGLVGVDVWVKAGSAMETAETNGISHLIEHLAFGSTTKHKQGEMDLEMESLGATLDAHTSRDWAHFSTTVSSRYLPKALDILADIVTGAQFDQAELDRERLVVTDEIIKKQTKPFDICKDYLAKELYGSHPYSLPIEGTEETVAKITRQQMVDQYHKLYVASNIAVVLVGDIDSQQAISEIGRAFQTLPKTPAPDQKPVEITPPAAQVYKTFKAPYKYDYLAIAFLGPSGDSFADVCATDVLMTYIGYGRWNWMQDELSKKMGLAAETSGDFLTQKYPSMISLVAATTGTNFEEARNAIFKKIDEIRRQGIPAGNLALAQREVLGDYAFQNETYGGRANTAGFYFAVSDAQFANKYIDCIQAVTNDDIMRAARKYFDPTKAVIIVLGPDGGAR
- a CDS encoding pitrilysin family protein, yielding MSEQTLHPITRCFGNLFPKLSRLMTVSVVLALMVASCAVAQQTAGSNPKIVKKVLDNGLTVIIKPERGSGIVTIVAMVKAGAAQETIQTAGIGNFVAQMVLASTRMSSAEEVAAVADQVGGNIGASWNPDFTEIRAVTTSTMFNRAMSLIGECLTEANFESKWIEEVRAAMLRRVNTNSDDLFENTYFDLRQLLYEDSGYRRPNVGFERTYKLATVQDLEKFYKTYYAPNNIVISIAGDVTYDQALDRVEKAYAGVPPGKLPVDRGIPNETLDRCKYHASEVELGAAYLMLGWLAPGMGAPDYPAVSVLANALGGGKGSLMFNELRQKRGMGYDLGIMYPKLKYQSHLMAYIITDPFKFSLTSMSPKMVVDDIKNALLEQVNTLKTKPLDTKDLERAKGYTIGTYNLSHQHLLDRAFDLAWFETIGVGYDMYSSYPDEVEKVTAEDVQRAANKYFTNYAAELLLPKSKAEATD